From Thalassotalea euphylliae, the proteins below share one genomic window:
- a CDS encoding TonB-dependent receptor domain-containing protein, whose product MFKLKKVSESLLLALASYSLASTSSYAQEAPQEEEVERISIVGSNIKGSTMTSALPVTELDAEDIQTTGALDGDELLRSIPQIGAVGFTSTRGGNTGVNAARGDVGSINLRSIGEGNTLVLLNGRRMVNHPITQTSFGVPVTSINSNTLPVSGLSRVEVLRDGAGALYGADAVAGVVNYVTKEDYAGGEFKVRYGAEESTSRNDFSLSASKGFELNDAQTYFLISARYDRKKGLLASEKDYASNQDLRSRAPEAFQSVTGFDNRSTLEPLASLNFLGLGSFRIRPTEFIRDNGSLRDASECGGRGVTAEQAVLGDVCLQSGGSHDRALRPNRNEDRTLVPDIDRFNLYTSLTHEFDNGVEFYNESTYYRSEAERQWEQSAILSNGTFVVPAESYYNPFGPVTFADGRVNPNRIPGLDTSVVPEEGLAYTLRIRPTDVGPREVEVESTSFRFLNGLRGTWEDWDWDTGILYSEAETEDTGYNRISSPLFLAQLSLDTPDAYNPFTGVNPGVLSSIQDFSPNPRSSIDPFIVSATRNAKTKLTLIDFKASNPFFYELPAGDVGIAFGLEWRKEELDEDNSDIFDGSDPFVEGNSNPTNLSSLEGSSVRPDVFAERKVFSAYAELAIPILADLPAAYSLDAQLAVRYEDFDDVGNITRPKLALSWFPVENFQVRGAISKGFRAPNLIQLNSPGTSITTGVDDFAEGIALGTGDINGEFDGQDIGNGNYLLETSGNQDLAPEKSENVSLGVTFTPTNNVTLTFDWWEVETEGTVGVLSDENESRLDAVLRAEGSSNPRVIRGAPDADNPLGAITQIVRRYENLNTRTVTGYDVSALYSMDTAIGEFTFKLNGARTLKFDQTAGGDAARIVNFGADETVLGSAVGNIVGTSNIPEWRGTASINWKSADALWNAGLFVNYVGEVDETGISITVGDERVFYTIDDHTTANFTLTRKEFMNNENLNVTFGINNIFDQDPPLADTTFGYSGELHSNRARYFYLGASYGF is encoded by the coding sequence ATGTTTAAGTTAAAGAAAGTCTCAGAATCCTTGTTGCTGGCGCTCGCCAGTTACAGTCTGGCTTCAACTTCGAGCTATGCACAAGAAGCACCGCAAGAAGAAGAGGTTGAACGTATCTCGATTGTTGGTTCAAACATCAAAGGCAGTACCATGACAAGTGCTTTGCCAGTGACTGAGCTAGATGCAGAAGATATTCAAACTACTGGTGCACTTGATGGTGATGAGCTATTGCGCTCTATTCCTCAAATTGGTGCCGTTGGCTTTACATCAACTCGCGGTGGTAACACAGGCGTTAACGCAGCGCGCGGTGATGTTGGCTCTATTAACTTGCGAAGCATTGGTGAAGGTAATACGCTGGTATTGCTAAACGGTCGCCGTATGGTCAACCACCCAATCACACAAACTAGCTTCGGTGTTCCTGTTACTTCGATTAACTCAAATACACTTCCTGTTTCTGGCTTGTCGCGTGTTGAAGTGCTTCGCGATGGTGCTGGTGCACTTTACGGTGCAGACGCGGTTGCAGGTGTTGTCAACTATGTGACCAAAGAAGATTATGCCGGTGGCGAGTTTAAAGTGCGTTACGGTGCGGAAGAAAGCACTAGCCGAAATGATTTCTCATTGTCTGCTAGCAAAGGCTTTGAGTTGAATGACGCGCAAACTTACTTCCTAATCAGTGCTCGCTATGATCGTAAAAAGGGCTTGTTAGCGTCTGAGAAAGACTATGCAAGCAATCAAGACTTACGCTCACGTGCACCCGAAGCGTTCCAAAGTGTGACAGGTTTTGACAACCGCTCGACATTGGAGCCATTAGCTTCACTTAATTTCCTAGGTTTAGGTTCATTTCGCATCCGTCCAACCGAATTTATTCGCGACAACGGTAGCCTGCGTGATGCGTCAGAGTGTGGTGGCCGCGGCGTAACTGCTGAACAGGCGGTTCTAGGCGATGTGTGTTTACAATCTGGTGGTAGCCATGACCGTGCGCTGCGTCCAAACCGCAATGAAGACCGCACACTAGTGCCAGATATTGACCGTTTTAACCTTTACACTAGCTTGACCCACGAATTCGATAACGGTGTCGAGTTTTACAACGAATCAACCTACTATCGCTCAGAGGCCGAGCGTCAGTGGGAGCAGTCGGCTATCTTGAGTAACGGTACTTTTGTAGTGCCAGCAGAAAGTTACTACAACCCATTTGGCCCAGTCACATTTGCTGATGGCCGCGTTAACCCTAACCGTATCCCCGGTTTAGATACGAGTGTTGTCCCTGAAGAGGGGTTAGCATACACCTTGCGCATTCGACCCACCGATGTTGGCCCACGCGAAGTTGAAGTTGAAAGCACAAGCTTCCGATTCTTGAACGGCTTACGTGGCACTTGGGAAGACTGGGACTGGGATACAGGTATTCTTTACAGTGAAGCTGAAACAGAAGATACAGGTTATAACCGCATTAGTTCGCCATTGTTCTTAGCGCAATTAAGTTTAGATACCCCTGATGCTTACAACCCATTTACGGGTGTTAACCCGGGCGTGCTATCAAGCATTCAAGATTTTAGCCCAAATCCGCGTTCAAGCATTGACCCATTTATTGTGAGCGCAACACGTAACGCAAAAACCAAACTAACACTTATTGATTTCAAAGCGTCAAACCCATTCTTCTATGAATTACCTGCAGGTGATGTGGGTATCGCATTCGGTTTAGAGTGGCGTAAAGAAGAACTCGACGAAGATAACAGCGATATTTTTGACGGTTCAGATCCTTTTGTTGAAGGTAACTCAAATCCAACCAATTTAAGTAGCCTTGAAGGTAGTAGTGTTCGCCCTGACGTTTTTGCAGAACGCAAAGTGTTTTCTGCCTATGCCGAGTTAGCGATTCCAATTTTAGCTGATTTGCCTGCAGCCTACAGTTTAGATGCTCAGCTCGCCGTGCGTTACGAAGATTTTGACGATGTCGGTAATATTACTCGCCCTAAACTAGCGCTTTCATGGTTCCCTGTTGAGAACTTCCAAGTGCGTGGTGCGATTTCTAAAGGTTTCCGTGCACCAAACTTAATTCAGTTGAACTCGCCGGGCACTTCTATTACCACAGGTGTTGATGATTTCGCCGAAGGTATTGCATTGGGTACTGGTGATATCAATGGTGAATTTGATGGCCAAGATATCGGTAACGGTAACTACCTGCTTGAAACGTCAGGTAACCAAGATCTAGCACCTGAGAAAAGTGAGAATGTGAGTTTAGGTGTTACTTTTACACCAACGAATAACGTTACATTAACGTTTGACTGGTGGGAAGTGGAAACAGAAGGCACCGTCGGTGTACTTTCCGATGAAAATGAATCTCGCCTAGATGCGGTATTACGCGCAGAAGGTTCATCTAACCCGCGCGTTATTCGCGGTGCACCAGATGCAGATAACCCATTAGGTGCTATTACACAAATCGTCCGTCGCTACGAAAATTTAAACACTCGTACGGTCACGGGTTACGACGTAAGCGCACTTTACAGCATGGACACTGCTATTGGTGAGTTCACCTTTAAGTTAAACGGCGCGCGTACGTTGAAGTTTGACCAAACTGCGGGTGGTGACGCTGCTAGAATCGTTAACTTCGGTGCTGATGAAACCGTATTAGGCTCTGCAGTGGGTAATATTGTTGGTACCAGCAACATTCCTGAGTGGCGCGGTACAGCTTCTATTAACTGGAAAAGTGCTGATGCACTGTGGAATGCGGGTTTATTCGTAAACTACGTTGGTGAAGTGGATGAAACAGGCATTTCTATTACGGTAGGCGATGAGCGTGTGTTCTACACGATTGACGATCACACAACAGCGAACTTCACCTTAACGCGCAAAGAGTTCATGAATAACGAGAACTTGAATGTTACTTTCGGTATTAATAATATCTTTGATCAAGATCCACCGTTAGCGGATACCACATTTGGTTACTCAGGTGAATTGCACTCTAACCGTGCTCGCTACTTTTACTTAGGCGCTTCATACGGCTTCTAA
- a CDS encoding VOC family protein has product MEDSSLGTIAWLDLTTVHTEQTLAFYQQVVGWYAQAVEMGSYQDFAISPTEHGEPVAGICHARGSNIDLPPVWLPYFLVADVEKAVTNVTALGGSLYTPIKTMGKDRFVVIKDPAGAACALYQKGKE; this is encoded by the coding sequence ATGGAGGATTCCTCCTTAGGTACTATCGCTTGGTTAGATCTTACAACGGTACATACCGAGCAAACATTGGCGTTTTATCAACAAGTTGTGGGCTGGTACGCGCAAGCTGTAGAAATGGGGAGCTATCAAGATTTCGCCATTTCACCGACAGAGCATGGTGAACCTGTTGCTGGTATATGTCATGCGCGCGGGTCAAATATTGACCTGCCACCAGTTTGGCTGCCTTATTTTTTAGTTGCCGATGTCGAAAAAGCGGTAACAAATGTGACCGCGCTCGGTGGTAGTTTATATACGCCGATCAAAACCATGGGCAAGGATAGGTTTGTGGTGATTAAAGACCCAGCTGGTGCTGCATGTGCACTATATCAAAAAGGCAAAGAATGA
- a CDS encoding protein kinase domain-containing protein — MTEKKLQHFYIAEEQSIYLLSHKDATKLKTWVELCQQQLELLGYSDIQLIGKGAYGFVFAGKDKVSHSVDEDCVFKFSRLTLPQHVQDRFEEEAHMQRQIDHPQVPKIIEYRKIKRQSVVQMARAPGIDLEQYSLKHGPLPAEQIVDFAIQLIELLRHIRNNSQQGQIRPIVHGDIKPSNLVFDEATGKLQLVDWGSAVYAQVDAIGQSTATNVMDLMSGDLQHTNARLGDIYFIGPEQLNGGLSSPRFDEQGAAATLYALASGQSSRYGKQIIPTTSLGLPKPLAQVLDGMLSDDAQLRQKAGDYFINQLRFFRNLVLAENPTHLAIEPLIPVWVRTSSELIDTVVYGSRKSFLRAQSDDDALMGIDDAQLEKYYKNYLSGMGDNEKAFIAAVSRLGSFPVVGGLAVRWQKEGVYIDSNLTLFDPALKKSFQSAVNNMINLAQGIFRIGMFKSCLFNARTTLHVERESEQLPFVADTSTAIPFDISDVPELDDVTKLHSYFEDGKDPDEYLHLPDEIMAELAKLNLIHHTGCIIFEVLPTHLKIHSYLMLLNHEKHAEFKQHLNNILKLLPSINGLGISGFMKLPYKDTRFFEHISQLPDKFYPKNPKLS, encoded by the coding sequence GTGACAGAAAAGAAATTACAACATTTCTACATTGCCGAAGAACAATCTATTTATTTACTTAGTCACAAAGATGCGACCAAGTTAAAAACATGGGTGGAACTTTGCCAACAACAGCTAGAATTACTGGGCTACAGTGATATCCAGCTGATTGGTAAAGGTGCATATGGTTTTGTTTTTGCTGGTAAAGATAAAGTAAGCCATTCGGTAGATGAAGATTGTGTCTTCAAGTTTTCTCGGCTGACGTTACCTCAACATGTGCAAGACAGGTTTGAGGAAGAAGCGCATATGCAGCGTCAAATCGATCATCCGCAGGTTCCCAAAATTATTGAATATCGCAAGATAAAGCGTCAATCAGTGGTGCAGATGGCGCGTGCACCGGGGATTGATTTAGAGCAGTATTCCTTAAAACACGGCCCATTACCCGCTGAGCAAATAGTGGACTTTGCCATACAGTTGATTGAATTGCTCAGGCATATACGCAACAATAGCCAACAGGGTCAAATCAGGCCAATCGTCCACGGTGATATAAAGCCTTCAAATTTAGTGTTCGACGAAGCAACAGGCAAATTACAATTAGTTGATTGGGGATCTGCGGTATACGCGCAAGTAGATGCAATCGGGCAAAGCACGGCCACCAATGTCATGGATTTAATGAGCGGTGATTTACAGCATACCAATGCTAGGCTAGGTGACATCTACTTTATTGGCCCTGAACAACTCAATGGCGGTTTATCAAGCCCGCGTTTTGATGAACAAGGGGCCGCGGCAACCCTATACGCCTTGGCATCGGGTCAATCGAGTCGGTATGGCAAACAAATTATTCCAACCACGAGCTTAGGCTTGCCTAAGCCGCTAGCGCAAGTACTTGATGGTATGCTCAGTGATGACGCTCAGCTGAGACAAAAAGCTGGCGACTATTTTATTAACCAATTGCGCTTTTTCCGAAATTTAGTCCTGGCTGAAAACCCTACTCACCTTGCAATCGAGCCACTGATCCCGGTTTGGGTAAGAACGAGTTCAGAGCTTATTGATACTGTGGTCTACGGCTCTCGCAAGTCGTTTTTAAGAGCGCAAAGCGATGATGATGCGTTAATGGGGATAGATGATGCTCAACTTGAAAAGTATTATAAAAATTACCTCAGCGGTATGGGCGACAATGAAAAGGCATTTATTGCGGCAGTTAGCCGGCTAGGCAGTTTCCCTGTGGTCGGCGGGCTTGCAGTGCGTTGGCAAAAAGAGGGGGTATATATTGATTCCAATTTAACCTTGTTTGATCCGGCGCTCAAGAAGTCCTTTCAAAGTGCCGTTAACAATATGATTAATTTAGCGCAGGGCATTTTTCGCATTGGTATGTTTAAAAGTTGCTTGTTTAATGCGCGCACAACGTTACACGTTGAGCGAGAGTCTGAGCAGCTGCCGTTTGTTGCTGATACCAGTACTGCGATTCCATTTGACATTAGTGATGTGCCAGAGCTGGATGACGTCACTAAGCTACATTCCTATTTTGAAGATGGTAAAGACCCTGATGAGTATCTGCACCTACCGGATGAAATCATGGCTGAGCTCGCTAAATTAAACCTTATTCACCACACTGGTTGTATTATTTTTGAAGTACTGCCAACCCACCTGAAAATTCATAGTTATCTCATGCTGTTGAACCACGAAAAACACGCAGAATTTAAGCAACATCTTAATAACATACTAAAATTGTTACCAAGCATTAATGGTTTGGGCATATCTGGCTTTATGAAGCTACCTTATAAAGACACGCGTTTTTTCGAACACATTAGCCAGTTGCCAGACAAATTTTACCCCAAAAACCCGAAACTCAGTTGA
- a CDS encoding dihydrolipoyllysine-residue acetyltransferase codes for MSIDFILPDIGEGIVECELVEWLVAEGDKIEEDQPIADVMTDKALVQIPAMHAGVVDKLYYQQGEIAKVHAPLFSMTPVAMTPAGSKESSVTEKVDEQKLTKQSAIGQELAETLEPKIAETTQDFILPDIGEGIVECEIVEWLVAEGDTIEEDQPVADVMTDKALVQIPAISAGTVAKLYYEKGDIAKVHAPLFAITINSAVNIESASTQKAVPDAEASSNSASQVSEVTLGTSGTPDIGDTSTAREEMTARNGHKALASPAVRRVARELGINIHQVSGSGKKGRVYKEDVIRFSQQATSQETPENKATANELTLSAGKRTEPIRGIKAAMAKAMVASVATIPHFTYCEEIDLTELIALRRKLKAQYAKQDIKLTMMPFFMKAMSMALAEFPVMNSQVNDDCSEITYFDDHNIGMAVDAKVGLLVPNVKQVQNKSILDLAADITQLTDAARAGRVSPEQLSGGTITISNIGAIGGTVATPIINKPEVAIVALGKVQKLPRFNEQGEVAAREVMQISWSGDHRVIDGGTIARFTNLWKRYLEDPPQMLVNMN; via the coding sequence ATGAGCATAGATTTTATTTTACCGGATATTGGCGAAGGCATTGTCGAGTGTGAACTAGTTGAATGGTTAGTGGCAGAAGGCGACAAAATTGAAGAGGATCAGCCGATTGCTGATGTCATGACAGATAAAGCACTCGTGCAAATACCTGCCATGCACGCGGGGGTTGTTGACAAACTTTATTACCAGCAAGGTGAAATTGCTAAGGTGCACGCGCCTTTGTTTTCAATGACTCCGGTTGCGATGACTCCGGCTGGCAGCAAGGAGTCGAGTGTTACTGAAAAAGTTGATGAGCAAAAGTTGACTAAACAAAGCGCTATTGGACAAGAGCTTGCCGAAACACTTGAACCAAAGATAGCCGAAACAACTCAAGATTTTATTCTGCCCGATATTGGCGAGGGGATTGTCGAATGTGAGATCGTCGAATGGCTTGTTGCCGAAGGCGATACGATTGAAGAAGATCAGCCTGTCGCCGATGTCATGACAGACAAAGCGTTAGTTCAGATCCCAGCTATCAGCGCTGGTACTGTCGCTAAACTTTATTACGAGAAGGGGGATATTGCGAAAGTTCATGCCCCCCTTTTTGCGATAACCATAAACTCAGCGGTTAATATCGAGAGCGCCAGTACTCAAAAAGCCGTGCCAGATGCAGAGGCTTCATCAAATTCTGCTAGTCAAGTATCAGAGGTTACGCTTGGCACTAGCGGTACGCCTGATATAGGCGATACGAGCACTGCGCGAGAAGAAATGACTGCTCGCAATGGTCACAAAGCGCTAGCTAGCCCTGCGGTGAGACGTGTTGCTCGCGAGCTGGGTATTAATATTCACCAAGTCTCTGGCTCTGGCAAAAAAGGGCGTGTGTATAAAGAAGACGTTATTCGATTTAGTCAGCAAGCAACATCACAAGAAACTCCTGAAAACAAAGCCACCGCAAACGAACTGACGCTAAGCGCAGGAAAGCGCACTGAACCCATTCGCGGGATTAAAGCGGCAATGGCAAAAGCCATGGTGGCGTCTGTTGCTACCATTCCTCACTTTACTTACTGTGAAGAAATTGATCTTACCGAGCTAATTGCACTGCGCCGAAAACTTAAAGCGCAATATGCTAAGCAAGATATTAAGCTCACTATGATGCCATTTTTTATGAAAGCCATGTCGATGGCATTGGCAGAGTTTCCTGTAATGAATAGCCAAGTGAACGATGATTGCAGTGAAATCACCTATTTTGATGATCACAATATTGGCATGGCGGTAGATGCAAAAGTAGGGCTACTGGTGCCAAATGTAAAACAAGTGCAGAACAAATCAATTCTAGATTTAGCGGCAGATATTACACAACTCACTGACGCTGCACGAGCAGGGCGAGTATCACCTGAGCAGCTATCTGGTGGAACCATTACAATCTCAAATATTGGTGCCATTGGTGGCACCGTTGCAACGCCAATTATTAATAAACCAGAAGTTGCTATTGTCGCCTTGGGCAAAGTACAAAAACTGCCGCGTTTTAACGAACAAGGTGAAGTAGCAGCCAGAGAAGTGATGCAAATCAGTTGGTCTGGTGATCATCGCGTGATTGACGGTGGAACGATTGCTCGCTTTACGAATTTGTGGAAGCGCTACCTAGAAGATCCTCCTCAAATGCTGGTCAATATGAACTAA
- a CDS encoding alpha-ketoacid dehydrogenase subunit beta, with translation MAQMNLLQAINNALDIAMAEDDSTLCFGEDVGHFGGVFRATSGLQEKYGKERCFNTPLVEQGIVGFANGLAAQGSRPIAEIQFADYIFPAFDQIVNESAKFRYRSGNEFNVGRMTIRTPYGGGIAGGLYHSQSPEAYFAHTPGLKIVVPRNPYQAKGLLLASIRDNNPVIFFEPKRLYRASVGEVPEDDYQLPIGKAEVINQGNDISLLGWGAQMEVIEKAAELAANAGLSCEVIDLRSILPWDVETVAQSVMKTGRLLISHEAPITGGFAGEIAATIQHECFLHLESPIARVCGVDTPYPLSLEKEHMADHLKIFEAIKRSVHY, from the coding sequence GTGGCGCAAATGAATTTATTGCAGGCGATCAATAACGCGCTTGATATCGCCATGGCGGAAGATGATAGCACCTTGTGCTTTGGTGAGGACGTTGGCCACTTTGGCGGCGTTTTTCGTGCAACCTCTGGTTTGCAGGAAAAATATGGCAAAGAGCGCTGTTTTAACACGCCACTAGTTGAACAGGGGATTGTCGGTTTTGCCAATGGGCTAGCAGCGCAGGGCAGTCGGCCAATCGCGGAAATACAATTTGCGGATTATATTTTTCCAGCGTTTGATCAAATTGTGAACGAGTCGGCAAAGTTTCGTTACCGCAGCGGGAACGAATTTAATGTTGGCCGAATGACTATTCGCACGCCGTATGGCGGTGGTATTGCCGGTGGTTTGTATCACAGCCAATCGCCAGAAGCTTATTTTGCCCATACGCCAGGCTTGAAAATTGTTGTACCACGTAATCCATACCAAGCGAAAGGCTTACTATTGGCGTCGATTCGCGACAATAACCCAGTGATCTTCTTTGAACCCAAGCGTCTTTATCGCGCTTCAGTCGGTGAAGTACCAGAAGACGACTATCAATTACCGATTGGCAAAGCTGAAGTGATCAACCAAGGGAACGATATTAGTTTGTTAGGCTGGGGGGCACAGATGGAAGTGATTGAAAAAGCGGCCGAGCTCGCTGCTAATGCCGGTCTTTCATGTGAAGTCATTGATTTGCGCTCAATCCTACCTTGGGATGTTGAAACCGTTGCGCAATCTGTTATGAAAACAGGCCGTTTATTGATCAGCCACGAAGCGCCTATTACTGGCGGTTTTGCTGGCGAAATTGCTGCTACCATTCAGCACGAATGTTTCTTGCATTTAGAATCGCCAATAGCGCGAGTCTGTGGTGTTGATACACCATACCCCTTGTCATTAGAAAAAGAACATATGGCCGATCATCTAAAAATTTTTGAAGCCATTAAACGCAGCGTGCATTACTAA
- a CDS encoding thiamine pyrophosphate-dependent dehydrogenase E1 component subunit alpha — protein MNARTNKPEAYTNGAEVHTPSFIDGHSVDIPILKLLKEDGSLYPNAELPELDQAKAEKVYRAFVFHRVLDERMTAAQRQGRISFYMTALGEEATTVGGAAALAPQDMIMAQYREQGCLIYRGFALTDFMNQMFSNEKDLGKGRQMPIHYGSNKLNYMTISSPLGTQIPQAAGYAYGQKLQGKDAVTMCMFGEGAASEGDFHAGLNMAAVHRAPVIFFCRNNGYAISTPSDEQYLGNGIASRGVGYGIKTIRIDGNDVLAVMKAVQFARNYALEQQAPVLIEAMSYRLGAHSTSDDPSGYRSKEEEAKWQAHDPIARFKAWLIHQKWWDEAQDKALFESLREEILAAVKVAEKVAKPPVEDLVTDVYDQVPKHLEKQLSELKEHINKYPEAYPFTAGRF, from the coding sequence ATGAACGCTAGAACCAACAAACCTGAAGCGTATACAAATGGGGCAGAGGTGCACACACCAAGCTTTATTGATGGGCATTCGGTCGACATCCCAATTTTAAAGCTACTAAAAGAAGACGGCTCACTGTATCCCAATGCCGAGTTACCTGAACTTGACCAAGCAAAAGCAGAAAAAGTATACCGCGCTTTTGTTTTTCACCGTGTGCTCGACGAGCGGATGACCGCTGCCCAGCGTCAAGGGCGTATCAGTTTCTACATGACAGCGCTTGGCGAAGAGGCGACGACTGTTGGCGGCGCTGCAGCGCTTGCCCCACAAGATATGATCATGGCGCAGTATCGCGAACAAGGCTGCTTGATTTATCGCGGTTTTGCCTTAACCGACTTTATGAATCAAATGTTCTCTAACGAGAAAGACTTGGGTAAAGGTCGGCAAATGCCCATTCATTACGGCTCTAATAAATTGAATTACATGACGATTTCTTCGCCGCTTGGCACGCAGATCCCGCAAGCCGCCGGTTATGCCTATGGCCAAAAGCTGCAAGGCAAAGATGCCGTGACTATGTGTATGTTTGGCGAAGGTGCGGCTTCCGAAGGGGACTTCCATGCTGGCCTCAACATGGCGGCGGTGCATCGTGCGCCCGTCATCTTCTTTTGCCGCAACAATGGGTATGCAATTTCGACCCCGTCAGATGAACAGTACCTAGGTAATGGCATCGCATCACGCGGTGTCGGTTATGGCATAAAAACCATTCGCATTGATGGCAACGATGTGTTGGCGGTAATGAAAGCGGTGCAATTTGCGCGCAATTATGCACTCGAACAACAGGCGCCGGTGTTAATTGAAGCCATGTCTTATCGTCTCGGCGCGCATTCTACCTCTGACGATCCATCGGGCTATCGAAGTAAGGAAGAGGAAGCTAAATGGCAAGCACACGATCCCATCGCGCGTTTTAAAGCCTGGCTAATTCACCAAAAGTGGTGGGATGAAGCGCAAGACAAAGCTCTATTTGAATCCTTGCGAGAAGAAATTCTGGCGGCGGTAAAAGTTGCCGAAAAAGTCGCGAAACCACCGGTTGAGGACTTAGTCACAGATGTTTATGACCAAGTGCCTAAGCACCTTGAAAAACAGTTGTCCGAATTAAAAGAACACATCAACAAATACCCAGAAGCATATCCGTTTACCGCAGGGAGGTTTTAA